GAAAGTTATCCAGGGGTACATACTACCTGCGGATTAAGTAATATATCCTATAGTTTGCCAGCAAGAAAAGTATTGAACAGATTATTTATGGTTCAAACTATGGCTCGTGGAATGGACTCATACATTATGGATCCGACAAACAAAGAAATGAGAGGTGCCTTGCTTGCATCACAAACATTACTTGGACAAGATAGGTTCTCAAGAAAGTTTATTAAAGCATTCCGTGAGGGATTATATGAGTAATTATGAGTAATATAAAAACTGTTGTGGCGGCATACAGGATAGTTAATAATAATTGAATAGGGCAATTAGTGAAACTTATATTTATTTTAGCATTAATGGGAGGATATGAAAATGAGTAAAAAATTAGTTGATGCAATGGCAGATTTGGATGAAGATGTTGTTTTAGCAGAGGTAAAAGCACAAAAGGAAAACGGAACACCAGTATTAGATATAATAGCAGATTTACAGGAAGGTATGGGAATTGTAGGAAACAGATTTGAAAAAAAGGAATATTTTTTATCTGAACTTATTATGTCAGCAGAAGTGTTTAATGAGGCATCAGAGATCATTGGAGGATTAGGAGAAGCTGCAGGACCAAATAATGGAATATTTGTAATGGGAACTATTTATGATGATATACATGATATAGGGAAAAATATTGTAACTACTGTAATGAAAAGCAATGGCTTTGACGTAAAAGACCTTGGAGTTGATGTACCTACATCAAAATATATTGAAGCTATAGAACAATATAGACCTAAGGTAATAGGAATATCATGCCTTTTGACTACTTGCTTTGATAATGTAAAACAATGCATAAAGGAAATAGAAGATGCAGGACTTAGAAAGGATTTAAAGATTCTAGTTGGAGGGGGTCCTGTAGACGAGGCGGCAGGAAAATACATGGGTGCAGATTTAGTTTGCAAAGATGCACAGCAGACAGTAGATTTCTGTAAAAAAGCTATGGGGGTAAATTAATATGAAAACAACACAACAATTATACAATGAACGTTTAGATAGATTTAGAAAAACATTAGCATTAGAAAAAACAGATAGAACACCTGTTATACTTATGAATGATTCTTTTGCCGCTAGACATATGGGATTGAAGTTGGCAGATATTTGTGGAAAAGATAGTGTCAAAGTATCGAATAAAGTTATAATAGATTCTCTAAAAGATTTGGGAGATGTGGATGGAGTTAATTCATCCTACTCTGTAGGACCTTTATTTCCATTAGAATTTATGTCAAGAGTTAAGCTTCCAGGACGAGAGCTTTCCGATGATATGCTTTGGCAGATTGATGAAGCAGAAATGATGAAGCCAGAAGATTATGATACCATTATAAATAAAGGCTGGAACAATTTTATGCCTGGTTACTTAAAAGATAGATTGGGAATTAATGTTGATGAAATTATGGCAGATGCAGCTTATGCTCCACAAGCCGATCAAAATGTCAAAGATGCTGGGTTTGTAGTATATAGTCCTGCTGCAGTTATAACTGTAAATGAATATTTGAGTGGTGGACGTTCTATGGTAAAATTTATGAGGGATTTATTTAGAATGCCTGATAAAGTTGGGGAAACTTTGGATGTTATTCAGGCAGAAGTAGTTGAAGGTATAAGAAAGCAAATAAGAGCTACTAAACCAGATGTACTTTTCCTTTCTCCAGCACGTGGAGCTAGTGAATTCTATTCTCCTAAGTTATGGGAGCGTTTTGTATGGAAATATATTAAGGAGACAGCAGATGCGGTTATAGAAGAAGGTACAATATGTAGCATCCACATTGATGGAAACTGGGAGCGTGACCTTGACTACTTTAAAGATTTTCCAAAAGGAAAGATTGTATTTGAAACAGATGGTGTAACAGATATTTATAAAATAAAAGAAAAGCTTGGAGATCATATGTGCATTAAAGGAGATGTACCTGCTGGAAAACTTGTTCTTGGTACTCCTGATGAAGTGTATGATTATGCTTCTAAACTTGTTAAAGATATGGGGGATGGATTTATTTTAGCAAGTGGATGTTCAATACCTCCAAATGCAAAAGTTGAAAATGTAAAAGCAATGATTTCTGCAGCTACAGGCAGATAGAAATAAAAAAATTCACCAGTTAAATTAAACTGGTGAATTTTTTATTCTATTTATAATACTGAAATTGCATTCCATGAGCAAATTCCCTGTTAAAATCTTTTTGCGCTCCTAATTCAATGTAAGTTACTTTACTAGCTATAGCATTAGAATGCTCATATTCGTCATTTGACAATAGTGCAAGCATTGAGCCTGTACCAGCAGCATTTCCCACTAACCGTATCTTATTTTCAAGCTCTGGTGGAATTAAACCTATTGTGCAGGCACTATGTGGATTCATATAGTTACCGAAAGCACCGGCTAAAATTACTTCTTTTATATCAGTTGTAGTTATATTACACTTTTTTATAAGTATGTTTATACCTGCAGATATAGCTCCTTTTGCTAATTGAAGTGAAGTTATATCATTTTGAGTAAGCATGATAGCACGTCCATGTGCTGTTTCCGATGGAGGAACTATTAAGAAGGCATTTGCACCTTCATAAGTTACTATATTATTTTTAAATGGAAGTGCATTTGGATTTATAAAGTTGGCAGGTGATAAAAGCTTTCCTCTTTTATTTATTATTCCAAGTCTCACAAGTCCTGCCACAATATCAAGTAGGGCAGACCCGCAAATACCTTCAGGTGTTTCATTCCCTATAACAGTGTAGGTTAGAGATTCTCCAAAGCTTACATGATCTATAGCGCCTTTTGCGCCTCTCATACCGCTGCTTATTTGAGCTCCTTCAAAAGCAGGACCTGCTGCAGCAGAACAGGAGACAAGTTTCTTTGAAGACCCTAGGACTATTTCGCCATTAGTGCCTATGTCGATGGCCAGCTTTATATCCTTACTTTTATCCATTTCTGAGGCTAAAATTACACCTACAGTATCTGCGCCTACAAACCCAGCGATATTTGGAAGCACAAATACC
The genomic region above belongs to Clostridium sp. AWRP and contains:
- a CDS encoding cobalamin-dependent protein (Presence of a B(12) (cobalamin)-binding domain implies dependence on cobalamin itself, in one of its several forms, or in some unusual lineages, dependence on a cobalamin-like analog.); the encoded protein is MSKKLVDAMADLDEDVVLAEVKAQKENGTPVLDIIADLQEGMGIVGNRFEKKEYFLSELIMSAEVFNEASEIIGGLGEAAGPNNGIFVMGTIYDDIHDIGKNIVTTVMKSNGFDVKDLGVDVPTSKYIEAIEQYRPKVIGISCLLTTCFDNVKQCIKEIEDAGLRKDLKILVGGGPVDEAAGKYMGADLVCKDAQQTVDFCKKAMGVN
- a CDS encoding uroporphyrinogen decarboxylase family protein translates to MKTTQQLYNERLDRFRKTLALEKTDRTPVILMNDSFAARHMGLKLADICGKDSVKVSNKVIIDSLKDLGDVDGVNSSYSVGPLFPLEFMSRVKLPGRELSDDMLWQIDEAEMMKPEDYDTIINKGWNNFMPGYLKDRLGINVDEIMADAAYAPQADQNVKDAGFVVYSPAAVITVNEYLSGGRSMVKFMRDLFRMPDKVGETLDVIQAEVVEGIRKQIRATKPDVLFLSPARGASEFYSPKLWERFVWKYIKETADAVIEEGTICSIHIDGNWERDLDYFKDFPKGKIVFETDGVTDIYKIKEKLGDHMCIKGDVPAGKLVLGTPDEVYDYASKLVKDMGDGFILASGCSIPPNAKVENVKAMISAATGR